A window of the Halobacterium hubeiense genome harbors these coding sequences:
- a CDS encoding YqjF family protein, protein MDVVSMEWRDVLVASWPVDPDVVAARLPDGVEVDTFDGRAWLSAVPFVMRNVRPFDVPASIGRTFGELNLRTYVTGDAGPGIYFFNLDANDRLGVALARTLFQLPYYRAEMNVTRTGDAVEFRSHRTHGGVPDLDFDATYEPVGETETASPGTLEAFLLERYRFYTAGRSRLFCGEVAHEPWRLAHADATFRTNDLFAANGFETPDSVPHLVYSPGVDVTAERVRVV, encoded by the coding sequence ATGGACGTCGTCTCGATGGAGTGGCGGGACGTGTTGGTCGCGAGCTGGCCGGTCGACCCCGACGTCGTCGCCGCCCGGCTCCCCGACGGTGTCGAGGTGGACACGTTCGACGGGCGCGCGTGGCTGTCCGCGGTCCCGTTCGTGATGCGGAACGTCCGGCCGTTCGACGTTCCCGCGTCCATCGGCCGGACGTTCGGCGAACTCAACCTCCGCACGTACGTCACCGGCGACGCCGGCCCCGGCATCTACTTCTTCAACCTCGACGCGAACGACCGCCTCGGCGTCGCCCTCGCGCGCACGCTGTTCCAGTTGCCGTACTACCGCGCGGAGATGAACGTCACCCGGACCGGGGACGCTGTGGAGTTCCGGAGCCACCGCACGCACGGCGGCGTCCCGGACCTCGACTTCGACGCGACCTACGAGCCGGTCGGCGAGACCGAGACGGCCAGCCCGGGCACTCTCGAAGCGTTCCTGCTGGAGCGCTACCGCTTCTACACCGCCGGTCGCTCGCGGCTGTTCTGCGGCGAGGTCGCCCACGAGCCGTGGCGGCTCGCGCACGCGGACGCGACGTTCCGAACGAACGACCTCTTCGCGGCGAACGGCTTCGAGACGCCCGACTCCGTCCCCCACCTCGTCTACAGCCCGGGCGTGGACGTCACCGCCGAGCGCGTGCGCGTCGTCTAA
- a CDS encoding cold-shock protein, with protein MANGTVDFFNDTGGYGFIETEDADEDVFFHMEDVGGEDLTEGTEIEFDIEEAEKGPRATNVVRL; from the coding sequence ATGGCAAACGGTACGGTTGACTTCTTCAACGACACGGGCGGCTACGGTTTCATCGAGACTGAGGACGCGGACGAGGACGTTTTCTTCCACATGGAGGACGTCGGCGGCGAGGACCTCACCGAGGGTACCGAGATCGAGTTCGACATCGAAGAGGCTGAGAAGGGTCCGCGCGCGACGAACGTCGTCCGGCTCTAA
- a CDS encoding AEC family transporter yields the protein MVDVAGIFLGAVGPTVAIAAVGYVLATFRDVDPQPLNTVVVYVLAPALVFHSLAGSTLAASTLQWLTLAIVAFTLAMWLVAEVGGRVVGEREPILSALVLVAMFTNSGNLGIPVSDFAFGEVGRQTAVVFLSVQSVLMYTVGVYAASRSGGSAGLVGVRRVFRLPLVYAVVAALAARALGVVPPAASTSMETLRLVGDASIPVMLLVLGIQIARTDTGAAVSRTWPATVLKLGVAPLVGLAVALAVPFGDVTVARVFVLEAAMPAAVTPVILVGEFAAGARSDGVSVPEYVSTCVLVTTLLGIPVLTGLIALLRSGVVL from the coding sequence ATGGTCGACGTCGCCGGCATCTTCCTCGGTGCGGTCGGGCCGACGGTCGCCATCGCGGCCGTCGGCTACGTGCTCGCGACGTTCCGCGACGTCGACCCGCAGCCGCTGAACACCGTGGTCGTCTACGTGCTCGCGCCCGCGCTGGTCTTCCACAGTCTCGCGGGTTCGACGCTCGCAGCCTCGACGCTCCAGTGGCTGACCCTCGCCATCGTCGCGTTCACGCTCGCGATGTGGCTGGTCGCGGAGGTCGGTGGCCGCGTCGTCGGCGAGCGCGAGCCCATCCTGAGCGCGCTCGTGCTCGTCGCGATGTTCACGAACTCCGGGAACCTCGGCATCCCCGTCTCGGACTTCGCGTTCGGCGAGGTCGGCCGGCAGACCGCGGTCGTGTTCCTCTCCGTGCAGTCCGTGCTGATGTACACCGTCGGCGTCTACGCCGCCTCCCGGAGCGGCGGCTCCGCGGGACTGGTCGGCGTCCGGCGCGTGTTCCGCCTGCCGCTGGTGTACGCCGTCGTCGCGGCGCTCGCGGCGCGCGCGCTCGGCGTCGTCCCGCCGGCCGCCAGCACGAGCATGGAGACGCTGCGGCTCGTCGGGGACGCCTCCATCCCCGTGATGTTGCTCGTGCTCGGCATCCAAATCGCGCGCACCGACACGGGCGCGGCGGTGTCGCGGACGTGGCCCGCGACCGTCCTCAAGCTCGGGGTCGCGCCGCTGGTCGGGCTCGCCGTCGCGCTCGCCGTCCCGTTCGGCGACGTGACGGTCGCGCGCGTGTTCGTCCTCGAAGCCGCGATGCCCGCCGCCGTGACGCCGGTCATCCTCGTCGGCGAGTTCGCCGCCGGCGCGCGCTCCGACGGCGTCTCCGTCCCCGAGTACGTCTCGACGTGCGTGCTCGTCACGACGCTGCTCGGCATTCCCGTGTTGACGGGACTCATCGCACTCTTGCGCTCGGGCGTCGTGCTCTAG
- a CDS encoding SDR family oxidoreductase has protein sequence MTTVVVTGATGGLGEAVARAFADEGATVVLAGRDRDALGELADELGGEFLRADVRDEYELERLMERASKAGDASGIDVVVPCAAVYHGPAGETPLPEESYSAFDDTMRTNARSVFAAVREALPHMDETGRVVIPTGSVARDSDPGFGAYAVSKAAVEGIARQFAADCEQAVGCVDPGAVDTALHGMGGRDPDEVAGLFTWAASEPERLDGAVLDLGDWRAAD, from the coding sequence ATGACAACTGTAGTCGTCACGGGTGCGACCGGCGGCCTCGGCGAAGCGGTCGCGCGGGCGTTCGCCGACGAGGGCGCGACGGTCGTGCTCGCGGGCCGGGACCGGGACGCGCTCGGCGAACTCGCGGACGAACTCGGCGGCGAGTTCCTGCGGGCGGACGTCCGCGACGAGTACGAGCTCGAACGCCTCATGGAGCGGGCGTCGAAGGCCGGCGACGCCTCCGGCATCGACGTCGTGGTTCCCTGCGCGGCGGTCTACCACGGGCCGGCGGGCGAGACGCCGCTCCCCGAGGAGTCCTACAGCGCGTTCGACGACACGATGCGGACGAACGCCCGGAGCGTGTTCGCGGCCGTCCGCGAGGCGCTCCCACATATGGACGAGACGGGGCGCGTGGTGATTCCGACCGGGAGCGTCGCCCGCGACTCGGACCCCGGGTTCGGAGCGTACGCCGTCTCGAAGGCCGCCGTGGAGGGAATCGCGCGGCAGTTCGCGGCGGACTGCGAGCAGGCGGTCGGCTGCGTGGACCCGGGTGCCGTCGACACCGCGCTCCACGGGATGGGCGGCCGCGACCCCGACGAGGTCGCGGGGCTGTTCACGTGGGCGGCCTCGGAGCCGGAGCGACTCGACGGCGCGGTGCTGGACCTCGGTGACTGGCGGGCCGCGGATTAG
- a CDS encoding redox-regulated ATPase YchF → MSYRIGLVGKPSVGKSTFFNAATMNDVPEGAYPFTTIDPAVGEAYVRVDCAAPEFDETCTPSTGYCEDGTRFVPTKLVDVAGLIPGAHEGAGLGNQFLTDLNEADVLVHVVDFSGTTDMEGETTEGHDPRKDIDFLEDELDQWYLDILEKGIERFEGQHAGDTDLEEALAEQMSAFRTTDEEIKQVILALGLELDPAMWDDEDRMELAREIRKRTKPMVVAANKMDTPEAQENWETITDDPDYDHLTFVPTSAHAEKALKQASESGVVDYLPGSDDFEITGEVGDEQAAGLESIREFLGEFGGTGVQQALEAALFDELGVVPVFPGSANGLGTTDGRVLPDVFLLPEGATAEDFAYHVHSDVGDGFLHAKDCRANRQIAADHELDPRDVVEIVTTN, encoded by the coding sequence ATGAGTTATCGGATTGGGCTCGTGGGCAAGCCCTCTGTGGGGAAGTCCACGTTCTTCAACGCGGCGACGATGAACGACGTGCCGGAGGGCGCGTACCCGTTCACGACAATCGACCCGGCGGTCGGCGAGGCGTACGTGCGCGTGGACTGCGCGGCACCCGAGTTCGACGAGACCTGCACGCCCTCGACGGGCTACTGCGAGGACGGCACGCGGTTCGTGCCGACGAAGCTCGTGGACGTGGCGGGACTCATCCCGGGCGCTCACGAGGGCGCCGGCCTCGGCAACCAGTTCCTCACGGACCTCAACGAGGCGGACGTGCTCGTCCACGTCGTGGACTTCTCCGGGACGACGGACATGGAGGGCGAGACGACGGAGGGCCACGACCCCCGGAAGGACATCGACTTCCTCGAAGACGAGCTCGACCAGTGGTACCTCGACATCTTAGAGAAGGGCATCGAGCGCTTCGAGGGGCAGCACGCCGGCGACACCGACCTCGAGGAGGCGCTCGCCGAGCAGATGAGCGCGTTCCGCACCACCGACGAGGAAATCAAGCAGGTCATCCTCGCGCTCGGCCTCGAACTCGACCCCGCGATGTGGGACGACGAGGACCGGATGGAGCTCGCCCGCGAGATTCGCAAGCGCACGAAGCCGATGGTCGTCGCCGCGAACAAGATGGACACCCCCGAGGCGCAGGAAAACTGGGAGACCATCACCGACGACCCCGACTACGACCACCTGACGTTCGTGCCGACGAGCGCGCACGCCGAGAAGGCGCTCAAGCAGGCCAGCGAGAGCGGCGTCGTCGACTACCTCCCCGGGAGCGACGACTTCGAAATCACGGGCGAGGTCGGCGACGAGCAGGCCGCCGGACTCGAGTCCATCCGGGAGTTCCTCGGGGAGTTCGGCGGCACGGGCGTCCAGCAGGCCCTGGAGGCCGCGCTGTTCGACGAACTCGGCGTCGTCCCCGTCTTCCCGGGGTCGGCGAACGGCCTCGGGACGACCGACGGCCGCGTCCTCCCGGACGTCTTCCTGCTGCCGGAGGGCGCGACCGCCGAGGACTTCGCGTACCACGTCCACAGCGACGTCGGCGACGGCTTCCTGCACGCCAAGGACTGCCGCGCGAACCGCCAGATTGCGGCCGACCACGAACTGGACCCGCGGGACGTCGTGGAAATCGTCACGACGAACTGA
- a CDS encoding ZIP family metal transporter encodes MSVTQSVAAARSRTSWLGAVSLVAFLALSAYVFSTGEARKLLGIAWVAFAAMAGAAAVGARASTDHPTGLVWGYGLASGAMVASSAAFLVPQAIGYAAKPGGFGIAAGILVGFGAHTIGHLVTHRDLPLDRTSAELAAHSLTAGSIIGVVYTAMPDLGPLLGLAIVSHKGPAGYAAARRLTAQGRSPMMLLLPSAGVGIAALVVTIFSFPTGATFRAVLFGFAAGIFLHVAMDFLPECETGSEVHAAATRGLDDHDHGVLDRLRLHAVASTALGGVAVASAWLLLQ; translated from the coding sequence ATGTCTGTCACGCAGTCCGTCGCCGCCGCGAGGTCCCGCACCTCGTGGCTCGGCGCCGTCAGTCTCGTCGCGTTCCTCGCGCTGTCCGCCTACGTCTTCAGCACCGGCGAAGCCCGGAAGCTACTGGGCATCGCGTGGGTCGCGTTCGCCGCGATGGCCGGCGCCGCCGCAGTCGGCGCGCGCGCCAGCACCGATCACCCCACCGGGCTCGTCTGGGGGTACGGCCTCGCCAGCGGCGCGATGGTCGCCAGCTCCGCCGCGTTCCTCGTCCCGCAGGCCATCGGCTACGCCGCCAAGCCCGGCGGCTTCGGCATCGCCGCCGGCATCCTCGTCGGCTTCGGCGCCCACACCATCGGCCACCTCGTCACGCACCGCGACCTCCCGCTGGACCGCACGTCCGCGGAGCTGGCCGCGCACTCGCTGACCGCCGGCTCCATCATCGGCGTCGTCTACACCGCGATGCCCGACCTCGGCCCGCTGCTCGGCCTCGCCATCGTCTCCCACAAGGGGCCGGCGGGCTACGCCGCCGCGCGCCGGCTCACCGCGCAGGGCCGCTCCCCGATGATGCTGTTGCTCCCCTCCGCGGGCGTCGGCATCGCCGCGCTCGTCGTCACCATCTTCTCGTTCCCCACGGGCGCCACGTTCCGCGCCGTCCTCTTCGGGTTCGCCGCCGGCATCTTCCTCCACGTCGCGATGGACTTCCTCCCCGAGTGCGAGACCGGCAGCGAGGTCCACGCCGCCGCCACCCGCGGCCTCGACGACCACGACCACGGCGTCCTCGACCGCCTCCGCCTGCACGCCGTCGCCTCCACCGCGCTCGGCGGCGTCGCGGTCGCCAGCGCGTGGCTGCTGTTGCAGTAG
- a CDS encoding sodium:calcium antiporter, with the protein MLAALLTLLAGVATLVYGGDRVVDGASALARHAGVSTFFVGVTVVAVGSSVPEIATSLYAAAYGSGDLVVGHIVGSATSQITLGVGILSLAAPLSVAREKTRVYGGGMLAAMAVMAVALQSGTVTRVQGALMVLAYVGFLAVLAEYEDYAEHVSDSELSLRRAAGYVLLGVALVVVGGHLLVTGGQRLAVSLGVPSYLVGLVTGLGTTAPEIAVALVAVRRDRTGIAVGTLLGSNITDPLFSLGVGAALAGVTVTGVDGVLTSVGYMILASALVLAVVYARRPVGRAGSLACLVLYVPTFFLG; encoded by the coding sequence GTGCTCGCGGCACTGCTCACGCTGCTGGCGGGCGTCGCGACGCTCGTCTACGGCGGCGACCGCGTCGTGGACGGCGCGAGCGCGCTCGCCCGCCACGCCGGCGTCTCGACCTTCTTCGTCGGCGTCACCGTCGTCGCCGTCGGGAGTTCCGTCCCCGAAATCGCGACGTCGCTGTACGCGGCGGCGTACGGCTCCGGCGACCTCGTGGTCGGCCACATCGTCGGGTCCGCGACCTCCCAGATTACGCTCGGCGTGGGCATCCTCTCGCTGGCGGCGCCGCTGTCGGTCGCCCGCGAGAAGACCCGCGTCTACGGCGGCGGGATGCTCGCGGCGATGGCGGTGATGGCGGTCGCGCTCCAGTCCGGCACCGTCACACGCGTGCAGGGCGCGCTGATGGTGCTGGCGTACGTGGGCTTTCTCGCCGTGCTCGCGGAGTACGAGGACTACGCCGAGCACGTCTCCGACTCCGAGTTGTCGCTCCGGCGTGCGGCGGGCTACGTCCTGTTGGGCGTCGCGCTGGTGGTCGTCGGCGGCCACCTCCTCGTGACCGGCGGCCAGCGTCTCGCGGTCAGCCTCGGCGTGCCGAGCTACCTCGTCGGCCTCGTCACGGGACTGGGGACGACCGCGCCCGAAATCGCGGTGGCGCTGGTCGCCGTCCGCCGCGACCGCACCGGCATCGCGGTGGGGACGCTGCTGGGCTCGAACATCACGGACCCGCTGTTCTCGCTGGGCGTCGGCGCCGCGCTCGCGGGCGTCACCGTCACCGGCGTCGACGGCGTCCTCACCTCTGTCGGGTACATGATTCTCGCGAGCGCGCTCGTGCTCGCGGTCGTCTACGCGCGCCGGCCCGTGGGCCGCGCGGGGTCGCTCGCGTGTCTCGTGCTGTACGTCCCGACGTTCTTCCTCGGGTAG
- a CDS encoding translation initiation factor eIF-1A translates to MSEDSGRRNLRMPNGDELFAVVTEHNGGNHVRVQCEDGENRMGRIPGRMKYRTWINEGDVVLVEPWDWQDEKANIEWRYDEQDADQLREEGHIN, encoded by the coding sequence GTGAGCGAAGATTCTGGGCGCCGCAACCTGCGGATGCCCAACGGAGACGAGCTTTTCGCCGTCGTGACCGAACACAACGGCGGGAACCACGTGCGAGTGCAGTGCGAAGACGGTGAGAACCGGATGGGCCGCATCCCCGGCCGAATGAAGTACCGGACCTGGATCAACGAGGGCGACGTCGTCCTCGTCGAGCCGTGGGACTGGCAGGACGAGAAGGCCAACATCGAGTGGCGCTACGACGAGCAGGACGCCGACCAGCTCCGCGAAGAAGGCCACATCAACTGA
- a CDS encoding cupin domain-containing protein, which translates to MEARSLAEAFASFEETWEPRVLAELNDQQVKVARLDGEFVWHAHEDADELFYVVDGDLTIEYRDDDREDAVHLGPGDLTVAPAGVEHRPVAHEETKVVLFEPAGTKNTGDADDSERTVEELERL; encoded by the coding sequence ATGGAAGCTCGCTCGCTCGCCGAGGCGTTCGCGTCGTTCGAGGAGACGTGGGAGCCCCGCGTGCTCGCGGAACTGAACGACCAACAGGTCAAGGTCGCGCGGCTGGACGGCGAGTTCGTCTGGCACGCCCACGAGGACGCCGACGAACTGTTCTACGTCGTCGACGGCGACCTCACCATCGAGTACCGCGACGACGACCGCGAGGACGCGGTCCACCTCGGTCCCGGTGACCTGACGGTCGCACCCGCGGGCGTCGAACACCGCCCGGTCGCCCACGAGGAGACGAAAGTCGTGCTGTTCGAGCCGGCCGGGACGAAGAATACGGGCGACGCCGACGACAGCGAGCGCACGGTCGAGGAACTGGAACGGCTCTAG
- a CDS encoding universal stress protein gives MYDRILVPTDGGDASPKVFAHAADIAARRDATVHVLYVVDDRAFLTLDDAMQSEAVEQLRAEGRGALSDAKQTFEAEGVAVETELRRGDPGEEILDYAGDADVDLVVMGTRRGDFQNSMLGSVSREVVTSADVPVLTVSLTDEE, from the coding sequence ATGTACGACCGGATTCTGGTCCCGACGGACGGCGGCGACGCCTCGCCGAAGGTGTTCGCGCACGCCGCGGACATCGCCGCGCGCCGCGACGCCACCGTCCACGTGCTCTACGTGGTCGACGACCGCGCGTTCCTCACGCTCGACGACGCGATGCAGAGCGAAGCCGTCGAACAGCTCCGCGCGGAGGGCCGGGGCGCGCTCAGCGACGCGAAACAGACCTTCGAGGCCGAGGGCGTCGCCGTCGAGACGGAGCTGCGCCGCGGCGACCCCGGCGAGGAGATTCTCGACTACGCCGGCGACGCCGACGTCGACCTCGTCGTGATGGGGACGCGGCGCGGCGACTTCCAGAACTCGATGCTCGGCAGCGTCTCCCGGGAGGTCGTCACCTCCGCGGACGTTCCCGTGCTCACGGTGTCGCTGACCGACGAGGAGTAG
- a CDS encoding DMT family transporter — translation MSPWLVLLVAGLFETVWAIGLAYTDGFTEPLPSAATLAAMGVSVFLLSRAVEQIPVGTAYAVWTGIGAVSTAILGVYLFDEPVSAVRAGCIALVVVGIAGLQVTSSGHA, via the coding sequence ATGTCGCCGTGGCTGGTGTTGCTGGTCGCCGGGCTGTTCGAGACCGTTTGGGCAATCGGACTGGCGTACACGGACGGCTTCACGGAGCCGCTGCCGTCGGCCGCGACGCTGGCCGCGATGGGCGTCTCGGTGTTCCTGCTGTCGCGCGCGGTCGAGCAGATTCCGGTCGGGACCGCGTACGCCGTCTGGACGGGCATCGGCGCAGTCTCGACCGCGATTCTGGGCGTCTACCTCTTCGACGAGCCGGTGTCGGCGGTGCGCGCGGGCTGCATCGCGCTCGTGGTCGTCGGCATCGCGGGCCTACAAGTCACGAGCAGCGGCCACGCCTAG
- a CDS encoding tyrosine-type recombinase/integrase: protein MSKPNDKLDGSGNADLKESQAQEDLCDFLSERSELVVSFEEPDDGRNRRHDCLPVARTADGDKADVSDFPSGKNDGRGNFSKSTYTRYRDVVNDFLQTQDVSDLMEVEPRDINRWNQLLQRRDYARTTRDGKLETLEVFFKWAESEWRAPRGDKQLSETIIRKRDDLDVSGDEKSRAGDDNHRISTKRAEKIAGHLAKHQYASRQMIEFLLIYHVGIRKSGLLSINCDDVKPRKGIIQIRNRPEETGVRLKRGNNGERDVNIASGVMSVVTDYIEENRTQPKDGSDALLTSWAGRIDDSTLYRDITGLTKCGECTDDDGNSLVNQNASDCPESIGCHDLRRVAITRMRDEGVSWDTISGRVNATVQMLKDHYDSPTHSQAADRRKEEILNAL from the coding sequence ATGAGTAAGCCAAACGATAAATTGGACGGTAGTGGCAACGCTGACTTAAAAGAAAGTCAAGCGCAGGAGGACTTGTGCGATTTTCTGTCTGAGCGAAGCGAGCTTGTCGTCTCCTTCGAGGAACCAGACGACGGGCGAAACCGTCGCCACGATTGCCTGCCTGTCGCCCGAACGGCGGACGGAGATAAGGCAGACGTGAGCGATTTCCCCAGCGGGAAGAACGACGGTCGAGGGAATTTCAGCAAGTCCACTTACACACGTTATCGAGACGTGGTGAATGACTTCCTCCAAACGCAAGACGTGAGCGACCTTATGGAGGTTGAACCTCGGGACATCAACCGCTGGAATCAACTACTCCAACGACGCGACTACGCCCGGACCACCCGTGACGGGAAACTCGAAACTCTGGAAGTGTTCTTCAAGTGGGCAGAATCAGAGTGGCGCGCGCCTCGTGGCGATAAGCAGTTGAGCGAGACAATCATCCGAAAGCGTGATGATTTGGATGTGAGTGGAGACGAGAAATCACGGGCAGGCGACGACAATCACCGTATCTCGACTAAGCGAGCAGAGAAGATAGCTGGGCACTTGGCGAAACATCAGTACGCCTCTCGCCAGATGATTGAGTTTCTGCTAATCTACCACGTCGGGATACGAAAATCTGGGCTTCTGTCCATCAACTGTGATGACGTAAAGCCACGGAAGGGAATCATTCAGATTCGCAATCGACCGGAGGAAACTGGGGTTCGTCTCAAGCGAGGGAACAACGGCGAACGTGACGTGAATATCGCCAGTGGTGTCATGAGTGTCGTCACTGACTACATAGAAGAGAATCGGACACAACCGAAGGACGGCAGTGATGCGTTACTTACGTCATGGGCCGGGCGCATCGACGACTCAACTCTGTACCGGGATATTACAGGGTTGACGAAGTGTGGAGAGTGTACTGACGACGACGGTAACTCCCTCGTCAACCAGAACGCAAGCGACTGTCCCGAGTCTATCGGTTGCCACGACTTGCGACGTGTAGCAATCACCCGAATGCGGGACGAAGGAGTCTCGTGGGACACGATTAGCGGACGAGTAAATGCAACTGTCCAAATGCTCAAAGACCACTACGATTCCCCCACTCACTCACAGGCGGCAGACCGCCGTAAGGAGGAGATATTGAACGCCTTGTAG
- a CDS encoding cobalamin-independent methionine synthase II family protein, which produces MSDEHISTTHVGSLPRDPDLLDLLQRRQDGEDIDAEQWRRTVQDATESVVRKQSEVGLDVVNNGEQPRVSFNWYVANRLSGVGGERDAPLWDDLADFPEYASDAFDTETIDLTKQPAVTGPVEYDGTEAVAEEIETFADALDAVDADFEGTFLTAASPGVAAATLVNEHYDSHEEFVHAVGDALREEYEAIADTGAILHLDAPDLLTTGHRGFGDRPVEKLKPIVRLHVDALNEATENIPDDQIRVHTCWGSYEGPHHRDTSLEDVLPELYELNIGGISIEQANPRHEHEYRVVAEHPLPDGWDLLPGVVDVKTNVVEHPDVVADRIERVADAVSDPTRIVAAPDCGFDTQAGLAMVHPEIAWKKLEALVDGAAVATDRLF; this is translated from the coding sequence ATGAGCGACGAGCACATCTCCACGACGCACGTCGGCAGTCTCCCCCGCGACCCCGACCTCCTCGACCTCCTCCAGCGCCGCCAAGACGGCGAGGACATCGACGCCGAGCAGTGGCGGCGAACCGTACAGGACGCCACCGAGTCCGTCGTCCGCAAGCAGTCGGAGGTCGGCCTCGACGTCGTGAACAACGGCGAACAGCCCCGCGTCTCCTTCAACTGGTACGTCGCCAACCGCCTCTCCGGCGTCGGCGGCGAGCGCGACGCCCCGCTGTGGGACGACCTCGCGGACTTCCCCGAGTACGCCAGCGACGCCTTCGACACCGAGACCATCGACCTCACGAAACAGCCCGCGGTCACCGGCCCCGTCGAGTACGACGGCACCGAAGCGGTCGCGGAGGAAATCGAGACGTTCGCGGACGCGCTCGACGCCGTCGACGCCGACTTCGAGGGCACGTTCCTGACCGCCGCCTCCCCGGGGGTGGCGGCCGCGACGCTCGTCAACGAGCACTACGACTCCCACGAAGAGTTCGTCCACGCTGTCGGTGACGCGCTCCGCGAGGAGTACGAGGCCATCGCCGACACCGGCGCCATCCTCCACCTCGACGCCCCGGACCTGCTGACGACCGGGCACCGGGGCTTCGGCGACCGCCCCGTCGAGAAGCTCAAGCCCATCGTCCGCCTGCACGTGGACGCGCTCAACGAGGCCACCGAGAACATCCCCGACGACCAGATTCGCGTCCACACCTGCTGGGGGAGCTACGAGGGCCCCCACCACCGCGACACGTCGCTCGAAGACGTCCTCCCGGAACTCTACGAACTGAACATCGGCGGCATCTCCATCGAGCAGGCCAACCCCCGCCACGAACACGAGTACCGCGTCGTCGCGGAACACCCGCTACCCGACGGCTGGGACCTGCTGCCGGGCGTCGTGGACGTGAAGACGAACGTCGTCGAACACCCCGACGTCGTCGCCGACCGCATCGAGCGCGTCGCGGACGCCGTCAGCGACCCCACGCGCATCGTCGCCGCGCCGGACTGCGGGTTCGACACGCAGGCCGGCCTCGCGATGGTCCACCCCGAAATCGCGTGGAAGAAACTCGAAGCGCTCGTCGACGGCGCCGCCGTCGCCACCGACCGCCTGTTCTAG